The stretch of DNA GGCCAACCGGGGTGCTGCAAATAGGCGGGGACGGCGGCGTCGGGGCCGACCTCGTGCATGATCCGCAGCACTCGGAGCACGGCCACATCGACAAGGGCCGCCTCCTCGGCGTCCCTGAAGATGGTGCCGACGTACTTCTCCGCGGACCAGTTGTCGAGCCAGGTGTCCTCGACGAGGCGGTAGACGGCGTCGGTCACGTCCCCGTACCCGTCGAGACCGGCGAGCCAGCAGTCGCGCTGGAAGACCGGATCGGAAAGCATGTGCAGCGCCGAGCGCACGTTGCTGCGCCAGCGCCACCATGGCATGTCATTGAGCGGCATGCCGCCCATGGTGGAGGAGCGGCGGGCGCGACGGGAAGACTTCTCCGAGCTTTGCACGGTTATGGATCGTACGTTCCCTGGCTCAGGACCGGTACCGACCCCCGCCTCTCACCCGTACGTCACCGGTCGTTGACGCGTGGTGACAGGCGAGCCGCGGAGGGGGTGCGGAGCGAACGCGCTCTCGTCGCGCCCCTGGACCGTCGCGTCCGTATGTCCGTACGGCTCAGAGCTGGCCCTTGTCCCGTTGGGTGAGGCCGTACGAGGAGGCGATGGAGTTCCACAGGCCGGCCGCCTTGTCCTTGGCGGCGGTGGCCGTTCCGCTGGCCTTGTTCGCGGCCCCGGTCTGTCCTGTGGAGCGTGCGTGCCCCTTGTGGCAGCCGCCTTTGCGTCCCGTCTGGTCCGCCCAGGCCGCGTAGTGGTTGTCGGCGGACGCGGACGCCTGCCACGCCTGCGTGAGGGCGGCCTTCAACTCGGCCTGCTGGGGGAGCTTGTCGACGG from Streptomyces tsukubensis encodes:
- a CDS encoding SCO4402 family protein; amino-acid sequence: MTVQSSEKSSRRARRSSTMGGMPLNDMPWWRWRSNVRSALHMLSDPVFQRDCWLAGLDGYGDVTDAVYRLVEDTWLDNWSAEKYVGTIFRDAEEAALVDVAVLRVLRIMHEVGPDAAVPAYLQHPGWPEALTAAREAHVRLALADGDDPDAEPRSLEVLRIMTRSA